The genome window CTTTTTCCCGAGCCTGAAGGACCTATGATGGATATGAACTCACCAGATTTTATGTTGATTGAAACGCCCCTTAATGCGTGAACATCAACCTCTCCCATATTATAGACCTTGTGAATATCTTCTAAGGAAATAACATAATCCATATTGTTAGAACCTCTTCGGCTTAGGAAGGACTATAGGGCCCAGTTCTTCGGAGCTTGACTTACCTTTCTGCGTTACTCCTATTATAATCTCCTGTCCTTTTTCAATGTCCCCACCTAAGATCTGGGTGAATATATCATCGCTAATTCCTGTTTCTACGGATATGGCCTTGAGGCGGCCGTTCTTAAGTAAGATCCAGACGGTGGGACTGTTTTGTAGATCGTTAGAATCTTGGTCAAGTGGAGATGATGGAAGAGGTATAAATCTTAACGCAGCCGTGGGTATTCGCAGCACATCGTTTTGATTTGCTACAAGAATCTGTACCTCTGCAGTCATTCCGGGTTTTAGTTTCAACTCATCATTATTGCTGACAAGTATAACTACATCATATGTCACAACATTATTGTTTGTGATTGATACATTTCTTATCTGTTGAATCCTTCCCTTAAATTGTTGGCCAGGATACGCATCGACCTCAAAGACGGCCTCCTGTCCTTCTCTTAACTTTCCGATATCGGCTTCACTTACATGTGCTTCGACCTTCATTTTTGTTAGATCATTTGCTATGACAAATAGAGGATGGCTCTGGCTCGGGCCGATGAATTCTCCAACACCTATGTTCTTCGAGATAATGACACCCTCAATCGGGGAACGAATCGCTGCAGAATTTAAATTGGATTCAGCCTTTTCTAGCTCTGCCTTGGCTATTTTAAGTTGCTCCATAGCGGAGGTATATTCTATTCTTGAATTTTCTAACTCGTATTTGGAAATTCTATCTGGTGTATTAATTAGTTCTTTATACAATTCGTATATTTTCCTTTTTTTCTCGGCTTCTGCCTGTGCCTTGCTCAGGGTCGCGTCAGCCTGTCTAACCTGTAATTCATACAAAGTGGGGTCGATCTGAGCGAGTATCTCGCCCTGTTTTACAATAGAGTTGAAATCTGCGTGAATTTGATTCACCACCCCTGAAACGTGCGCTACAACATCGACTGTGATCACCGGGTTTACTGTGCCCGATGCCGATATGTAGGCTGCAATATCTCCACTATCAATGGTCGCGGTATTATAGGAATAACTGGGGGACCTACTTACTAATTGACTATTTTTTAAAAAGAAGACTACTACTAGGGCAATCATAACGATCGCTAAGATAAGTAATTTTCTATTCATTACTCGTTTCGGCATTTGATTATTGGAATCCCTCAGTGTCGAGCATGCGTTTCATCGAACTAAATGTTAACTATTTTACTCGTTAATATGACTTTTAAAACTATATCCGCCATGACGCCATTTATTATTTAACCCTTACATGCTTTAGCTCGAGTATTCTCGTAACTTTGCCACATGGGGATCTTGTAGTTTTAATCAATAACCCTGCAGCAAGCTGCGAGTTATCGGTACCCAAACGATCAGTCTCTCATGTCATTGCTGTAGATGTTAGATATTTTGTGGACAAAAATCTTACAATTTCACGAATAGATTTATTTTCGTTGATCCTTTTCAGAATGAAAAGGATTTCAACGGCATTCCAAAAATTGCGTTAAGAGGATGAGTGTCATAGTCATGCTGAACTTGTTTCAGCATCTCTTGTTTCCATTAGATCCTGAAATAAATTCAGGATGACCGGGATGTGGTTGAGTTGAATTTTTCAGTCGTTATGTCATCCCCGAAATCAGTAGTCGGGGATCCAGAGGTAAAAGCATGGATTCCCTATTAAGGAATTAGGGAATGACAACAAGGGTACAGCCTCGTCCTGAACAAGGTCGAAGGGTTGCTTCTTTGTACCTGTGCTGAACTCGTGTCAGTATCAAGACAAAGAAGTTAGAAAGAAAAAAAATAGGATAATTTAAGAAAAACCTTTAAAGACCTTGTCCCGGAACTATCTTGCTCTTACAGCGATGACAGCGGAAACCCCTGTAGCAAGCTTCAGGGAATTATAAAGTTCAAAGTAGTCTGCCGCACGTTTGTTTAGTGAAAGTGTCATCCATTTTCTATAAATCTCCCGTTACCTTTTCAAGATTCGCGACTGAAATGTTATATAAAAAAACAGTTTGATAATATTGTGCTCCTTCTCTGAGATAGGTTCCAAATGCGTTTATTAATTCGTTTAAGCTTCCGATACCCAGGTCATAATTGGAAATCGAATTTTGTAGTAGTTTCTTGGCTTCTCCGAAACCCTCATTTTCATATTCAAGATTGTTGTTATTCTCTTTCATATCAAGGTATGCCTTTTCCACTTCAAGATCTATGTCTTGGAGGAAAGTATCTTTCTCTTTCAGGGATTTTGAATACTCGGCCTCAGCCTCGTTTAAATCTGCAGAAATACCATAATTGAGCACCTGCCTTATACCGATTCCCGCTCCGCCAATTATTGTATCTCTGAATATAGTAGATTGGTTATACCTCAGGGTTCCGCCTACAAAGATCGTGGGATAGTAATCGCTCCGCTCTCTTGCTACAGAATGCAATTTGGATTCAATCCCTGCATTTAAGGCCTTGAGTTTTGGCCTGTTTGCCTGGGTCTTCTCCTTATAATAACCTAACTCATCCAGCTTGAACTCAACTGGTTTTAAATCGTGTGAATCGATATCAAAGGAGTCTTTTTGCTCAATTGCCAGCATCCTCGTCAGCTCGGCTCTGGCAATATCTATCTCCTTTTCTGAACTGACGGCGTCTTTATTGACATTGGAAAGTAAAATTCTTAGGTTGAGTTTATCCATCTGAGTTGCCTTAGGAGAGCCAACTCTGATTAACTCTTCCACACTACTAAGAACCCTCTTAGCTTCGTCCCTTCCCTCGATGGCTAAGTCATTAAGAGCATATGCTAACTGCAGATTGTAGTATGCTGTTTTCGCTTGGGTTATTGTGTCGTTTCTCGCCTCGCTTATATTTGCAATGGTTGCCTCGACCCCTTTTTCCGCTCTTTTTTCG of Thermodesulfobacteriota bacterium contains these proteins:
- a CDS encoding efflux RND transporter periplasmic adaptor subunit; this encodes MPKRVMNRKLLILAIVMIALVVVFFLKNSQLVSRSPSYSYNTATIDSGDIAAYISASGTVNPVITVDVVAHVSGVVNQIHADFNSIVKQGEILAQIDPTLYELQVRQADATLSKAQAEAEKKRKIYELYKELINTPDRISKYELENSRIEYTSAMEQLKIAKAELEKAESNLNSAAIRSPIEGVIISKNIGVGEFIGPSQSHPLFVIANDLTKMKVEAHVSEADIGKLREGQEAVFEVDAYPGQQFKGRIQQIRNVSITNNNVVTYDVVILVSNNDELKLKPGMTAEVQILVANQNDVLRIPTAALRFIPLPSSPLDQDSNDLQNSPTVWILLKNGRLKAISVETGISDDIFTQILGGDIEKGQEIIIGVTQKGKSSSEELGPIVLPKPKRF
- a CDS encoding TolC family protein, with protein sequence MIRLLTLCTFLILAVDTIADDNVFTLEEILERVLITSPDLGVLDKDLDISQSKVKKAKAEKYPQFDGAVITGGIFTVIRADLFQPVYTFGKISSDEKRAEKGVEATIANISEARNDTITQAKTAYYNLQLAYALNDLAIEGRDEAKRVLSSVEELIRVGSPKATQMDKLNLRILLSNVNKDAVSSEKEIDIARAELTRMLAIEQKDSFDIDSHDLKPVEFKLDELGYYKEKTQANRPKLKALNAGIESKLHSVARERSDYYPTIFVGGTLRYNQSTIFRDTIIGGAGIGIRQVLNYGISADLNEAEAEYSKSLKEKDTFLQDIDLEVEKAYLDMKENNNNLEYENEGFGEAKKLLQNSISNYDLGIGSLNELINAFGTYLREGAQYYQTVFLYNISVANLEKVTGDL